A DNA window from Bacteroides cellulosilyticus contains the following coding sequences:
- a CDS encoding leucine-rich repeat protein codes for MKTRRFHQSIVLMAVALATVACQNELKEEYNEPKPGEKITMTIRATQGTASQTRTDYEDKLGIADIDNIAVKWEGGSTDGAPVERIKVFGVNANELGYSVDFNSLPSSLSQDGTSISFEGTIDAKSLYFAMYPADNCNYNNDASDPIVYTSFSGQTQDCAKPMAHLKGFDLMVGRAATPGSYDKLTFSHEAAMIRFSLKNVPSTEKITRVSLAAANNKLSSRMYALLAGSSIDGLTVEADTDYAPVSSLSLDITNHTPSTEPLKAYMMIPPCDLSNDLLTVTVNTESGNTYTGDLTTAAGTLLEAGLCYTLEPTLALGKTISLPPATEGSLESTLNNITPTPEQTELAVTGAVNTDDITALATFLKENKAEKITAIDLSGISGIADVTGFAGCAKLEKVILPDAAEAIGDNAFEGCTALTTVIQNEPMPADAAPATRASISKSIKRIGNSSFKNCTSMTEMFLHADIQSVGNSAFEGCTAMTALIFEGTKAANGNGGISLGTGIITGTHPDIKIFLPAITELAMATAYKKILEEKPTYYNFAGYGSVTTTEEKTNPASYTLIPTVPVDTMQFTVKVESGDLGFSIPFPDSGVTPAAIIVSWGDDTPAVVVPKGTTLAAGDKFEYTYAAAGTYTITIGSDATADKQQIPVLNFYQRAGSYNQNKLVSLKTPLLNMNCSSLSKAFYSCEKLTTIPENLFEKNKAATDFSGCFYYCSALQTIPGGLFANNTAATDFNSCFFNCNLLKEIPSELFAKNTEARGFNYCFANCKGLNAIPENLFEKNTAATNFSYCFYNCILLGSIPKELFASNTAATNFSYCFSSCKALTTIPESLFANNTEATNFDQCFADCIALTTIEARLFANNANINIIRCFYGCIALTTISTDLFANNTAIKSFNYCFYDCTALQTIPEGLFANNAEATSFNYCFANCNGLTAIPGNLFEKNKAATDFRNCFQSCRALKEIPGGLFTNNTAATNFSYCFYGCTGLQTIPEGLFAKNAEAINFNSCFYGCTYMMFNPNIFVNPAAAEQDKLNRFIDKDMDFRNCFYQVNLHNNSGTAPALWSYAKGSGNWTTANCFKGCIMSNSEDIKDYSTWGTPKF; via the coding sequence ATGAAAACAAGAAGATTTCATCAAAGCATCGTTCTGATGGCCGTGGCACTGGCAACAGTAGCCTGCCAAAATGAACTGAAGGAAGAGTACAACGAACCCAAACCGGGTGAGAAGATAACCATGACCATCCGGGCTACACAAGGCACGGCCTCACAGACGCGCACCGACTATGAAGACAAGCTGGGAATAGCCGATATAGACAACATAGCTGTGAAGTGGGAAGGCGGAAGTACAGACGGTGCACCGGTGGAGAGGATTAAAGTATTCGGCGTCAATGCAAATGAGCTGGGTTACTCGGTAGATTTCAATAGCCTGCCAAGCAGTCTCAGCCAGGACGGAACGAGTATCAGCTTCGAAGGAACCATTGATGCAAAGAGCCTCTACTTTGCCATGTATCCCGCTGATAACTGCAACTACAACAACGACGCTTCGGATCCAATCGTCTACACCTCCTTCTCAGGCCAGACACAAGACTGCGCCAAGCCCATGGCGCACCTCAAAGGCTTCGACCTTATGGTGGGACGAGCAGCGACACCGGGCTCGTATGATAAACTCACATTCAGCCACGAGGCCGCGATGATACGCTTCAGCCTCAAAAACGTGCCTTCTACAGAGAAAATCACCCGTGTGAGCCTCGCTGCCGCCAATAACAAACTGAGCTCCCGGATGTACGCATTGCTCGCCGGCTCGTCAATAGACGGGTTAACCGTCGAAGCGGATACGGATTACGCCCCGGTGTCAAGCCTCAGCCTCGACATCACTAACCATACCCCCTCCACGGAGCCGCTGAAAGCCTACATGATGATACCTCCATGCGATCTGAGCAACGACCTGCTCACCGTCACCGTAAACACGGAAAGCGGCAATACCTACACCGGCGATTTGACAACCGCAGCCGGCACCTTGCTGGAAGCCGGTCTGTGCTATACCTTAGAACCCACGCTAGCACTCGGCAAAACCATCAGCCTGCCACCCGCTACGGAGGGGAGTTTGGAAAGTACCTTGAACAATATAACCCCGACCCCGGAACAAACCGAACTGGCCGTGACGGGTGCGGTAAACACCGACGACATCACCGCCCTGGCCACTTTCTTGAAAGAAAACAAGGCTGAGAAAATCACCGCCATCGACCTGTCCGGCATCAGCGGCATAGCCGACGTGACAGGCTTTGCAGGCTGCGCAAAGCTAGAAAAAGTCATACTGCCCGACGCTGCGGAAGCCATTGGCGACAATGCCTTTGAAGGCTGCACGGCACTGACCACAGTCATCCAGAACGAACCGATGCCCGCCGATGCCGCACCCGCCACCCGCGCCAGTATCTCCAAAAGCATAAAAAGAATAGGAAACAGCTCCTTTAAAAATTGCACCTCGATGACCGAAATGTTCCTGCACGCCGATATACAAAGCGTAGGAAACAGCGCCTTTGAAGGGTGCACGGCAATGACAGCCCTCATATTCGAAGGCACAAAAGCGGCCAACGGAAACGGCGGTATAAGCTTAGGGACCGGCATCATAACCGGAACGCACCCGGACATCAAAATATTCCTGCCTGCCATCACCGAGCTCGCAATGGCCACCGCGTATAAGAAAATCCTGGAAGAAAAGCCCACCTACTACAACTTCGCGGGCTACGGCAGCGTCACTACCACTGAAGAGAAAACGAACCCCGCATCGTACACACTCATCCCCACGGTTCCAGTTGATACAATGCAGTTCACCGTGAAGGTGGAAAGTGGCGATTTGGGATTCAGCATTCCCTTCCCCGACTCCGGCGTTACTCCCGCGGCTATCATAGTAAGTTGGGGTGACGATACACCCGCTGTCGTAGTGCCCAAAGGCACGACGCTTGCAGCGGGTGACAAATTCGAGTACACGTACGCCGCAGCGGGCACATACACCATCACCATCGGCTCGGATGCGACGGCGGACAAACAGCAAATACCGGTGCTGAATTTTTACCAAAGAGCCGGCTCTTACAACCAGAATAAACTGGTGAGCCTTAAAACGCCATTGCTCAATATGAATTGCTCATCTTTGAGCAAAGCGTTTTACAGTTGCGAAAAATTAACCACAATTCCGGAAAATCTTTTCGAAAAGAACAAAGCGGCTACAGACTTCAGCGGTTGCTTCTATTATTGTAGCGCATTACAGACAATTCCAGGAGGGCTTTTCGCAAACAACACAGCGGCTACAGACTTCAACAGTTGCTTCTTTAATTGCAATCTATTAAAAGAGATTCCTAGCGAGCTTTTCGCGAAAAACACAGAGGCTAGAGGCTTCAACTATTGCTTCGCTAATTGTAAAGGATTAAACGCAATCCCGGAAAATCTTTTCGAAAAGAACACAGCGGCTACAAACTTCAGCTATTGCTTCTATAATTGCATTCTATTAGGAAGCATTCCTAAAGAGCTTTTCGCAAGCAACACAGCAGCCACAAACTTTAGCTATTGCTTCAGTAGCTGTAAGGCATTAACCACAATACCGGAATCACTTTTCGCGAACAACACAGAGGCTACAAATTTTGATCAATGCTTCGCCGATTGTATCGCTTTAACCACAATCGAGGCAAGACTTTTCGCGAACAACGCAAATATAAACATTATTCGATGCTTTTATGGCTGTATCGCATTAACCACAATTTCGACAGATCTTTTTGCGAACAACACAGCTATTAAAAGCTTCAACTATTGCTTCTATGACTGTACCGCATTACAGACAATCCCGGAAGGGCTTTTCGCGAACAACGCAGAGGCTACAAGCTTCAACTATTGCTTCGCTAATTGTAATGGATTAACCGCAATCCCGGGAAATCTTTTCGAAAAGAACAAAGCGGCCACAGACTTCAGAAATTGCTTCCAGTCGTGTCGCGCATTAAAGGAAATTCCGGGAGGGCTTTTCACGAATAACACAGCGGCTACAAACTTCAGCTATTGCTTCTATGGGTGTACCGGATTACAGACAATTCCGGAAGGGCTTTTCGCGAAGAACGCAGAAGCTATAAACTTCAACAGTTGCTTCTATGGGTGTACCTATATGATGTTCAATCCAAATATATTCGTCAATCCCGCCGCGGCCGAACAGGATAAATTAAACCGCTTCATAGATAAAGACATGGACTTTAGGAATTGCTTCTACCAAGTCAATCTGCATAACAATTCAGGTACCGCCCCCGCACTGTGGAGCTATGCGAAAGGTTCGGGCAATTGGACTACGGCAAATTGCTTCAAAGGCTGCATAATGTCAAATTCCGAAGATATCAAGGATTATTCAACTTGGGGCACTCCCAAATTCTAA
- a CDS encoding DUF4469 domain-containing protein, translated as MATNDIKYTLNAQLADNSVTVDDKNDRILALVSAGTADKQRVISEIMAINPGLEREVVEAVINLEQRVVKKMALSGYNVNMGLYHAVAQFTGVVLNKAWNPERNSVYVAFTQGADMREAIRATGVNIIGEKGSTMFVAGTQDTATRATNATATAGRNFTLTGSKLKIAGTDPAVGITLTSASGVVTKVTEDLWAVNDPSKLVFIIPAELENGEYTLTVTTQYSTNGKTLLKTPRSVSQNIYLGEAPSGGGDSGNTGGGGLDENPLG; from the coding sequence ATGGCAACAAACGACATCAAGTATACCTTGAATGCCCAGCTGGCAGACAACTCCGTCACCGTTGACGACAAGAACGACCGCATCCTAGCCCTCGTTTCCGCCGGCACCGCTGACAAACAGCGCGTCATCTCCGAAATCATGGCAATAAACCCGGGTCTGGAACGAGAGGTTGTGGAAGCAGTCATCAATCTGGAGCAACGGGTGGTAAAGAAAATGGCCCTCAGCGGCTACAACGTCAATATGGGTCTGTATCACGCCGTAGCCCAATTCACCGGCGTGGTGCTGAACAAGGCGTGGAACCCGGAACGCAACTCGGTCTACGTCGCCTTCACCCAAGGCGCTGACATGCGTGAAGCCATCCGAGCCACCGGTGTCAACATCATCGGCGAAAAGGGAAGCACCATGTTCGTGGCAGGCACGCAGGACACCGCCACCCGCGCCACCAACGCCACCGCCACCGCGGGACGCAACTTCACCCTGACCGGCTCGAAACTGAAAATAGCGGGCACCGACCCAGCCGTGGGCATCACGCTGACATCCGCCTCGGGCGTAGTCACCAAAGTCACCGAAGACCTCTGGGCGGTGAACGATCCCTCAAAGCTCGTCTTCATCATCCCCGCCGAACTGGAGAACGGAGAGTACACGCTCACCGTCACCACTCAATACAGCACCAACGGCAAGACCTTGCTCAAGACGCCACGAAGCGTTTCGCAAAACATCTACCTGGGCGAAGCTCCCTCAGGAGGAGGCGACAGCGGAAACACCGGAGGAGGAGGACTGGACGAAAATCCACTGGGATGA